The genomic interval GGCCGGAATTTTTGAGCAAATGAAAGCATTTCTGTTTCCCCTTCTTCAATCAAGACCCCCGCCGAAGACGGGAAATCATCACAATGAGCCACAAGTGAACGATCTTTCCTCAGTATTGGCGCTGACAGTCCCATTTTGTTATGGCATAAAGCAACACGACTTACCGATCTGATCAATGGAATAAGCATCATGAGTAATAAAATGTGGGGCGGCCGCTTCTCCGAAGGTCCGGACGCCATTATGGAAGAAATCAATGCTTCCATCGATTTCGATAAAAAACTCTACTCCCAGGACATTGCCGGATCCAAAGCGCATGTGCGCATGTTGGCCAAGCAGGAAATCGTGCCTGCCGATGATGCCAAAGCCATTGAACAAGGTCTAGACACAATCGCTGGAGAAATTGAGGCAGGGGACTTCACTTTTTCGCGCGCGCTGGAAGACATTCACATGAATGTGGAAAGCCGCCTTTCAGACCTCATCGGCCCCAATGCCGGACGGCTCCATACAGCCCGCTCGCGCAATGATCAGGTAGCCACCGACTTCCGCCTCTGGGTACGCGACACCCTCGATACCCTTGATGGCCAGCTGCTCGAGCTACAGAGCACTTTTGCAAGCAAGGCAGAAGAGTTCGCCAATGCCGTCATGCCAGGCTTCACCCATCTTCAGAGCGCCCAGCCAGTGACCTTCGGCCACCATATGATGGCCTATGTGGAAATGCTCTCCCGTGACAGGGGCCGGGTGCAGGATGCCCGCAAGCGCATGAATGAATGCCCACTGGGCTCTGCCGCATTGGCTGGCACCTCCTTCCCGATCGACCGTCACATGACGGCTGAAGCCCTTGGCTTTGACCGCCCGACCGCCAACTCTCTGGACGGGGTTTCTGATCGTGATTTTGCTCTTGAAGCACTGTCTGCCGCCTCCATCTGCGCCATGCATCTTTCGCGCTTTGCTGAAGAGCTGGTCATCTGGTCCTCAGCCCAGTTCCGCTTCGTGAAGCTTTCGGACAAATTCTCCACCGGCTCTTCCATCATGCCGCAGAAGCGCAATCCGGACGCAGCCGAGCTGGTCCGCGCCAAATCCGGCCGCATCATCGGTGCGCTCAATGCCCTGTTGATCGTCATGAAAGGCCTGCCGCTTGCTTATTCCAAGGACATGCAGGAAGACAAGGAACAGGTCTTCGACGCCTTGCAGAATCTGTCCCTGTGTGTCGCAGCCATGACCGGCATGGTTGCGGATCTGGAACCCAATGTGAAAGAGCTGAAAAAGGCCGCTGGCTCTGGCTATTCCACCGCCACGGATCTGGCCGACTGGCTCGTGCGGACACTGGGCATGCCCTTCCGCAACGCTCATCATGTCACCGGCAGCCTTGTTGCCATGGCCGCTGAGCGCAATATCGAGCTGCACAAGCTTAGCCTCGAAGACATGCAGACGGTCGAGCCGACCATCACCGAAGATGTATTCTCCGTGCTCTCGGTCGACAAATCCGTCCGCAGTCGCGTCTCTTTTGGGGGCACCGCCCCGGCCAATGTCAAAAAACAGGCAAAAAGCTGGCTGAAAAAGCTTGAAAAAGAAAAAGCAGCCAAGCAATAGTCAACAGTGACAAACAGGCCGGAGCCAGCAAGGCCCGGCCTTGTTCACGGTGCGCCGACCTCCGCCACCATTCAGACCATGCGAAGAAAAAGGGATATCAAGCGATGGCTCATGGCATTTTTTCAAAGTCCGTCGTCAAAACCGCCGCAACCGGCCTCATCGCATTGGGCATGGTGGCCAGCCTAGCCGCCTGTGGCGTGCGCGGACCACTGCAGGCCCCGTCAGCCAACACCAATGCACAAAGCACCATCAAGGATCCGGTGGCAAGCGAAGGAGCCGTTGACGAGCAAGAGCCTCAGGCCACCCCGACGAAGACGGCCAATGACAGCTTCTTCCTCGACCCTCTGCTCTAGGACCAGCCTTACGGTACGGCCCTCCGGCGCCCGGAATCGAAACCATGCCCCCTCGTCTGCCGCGCAAAAGCGTGTGCTTTCGACTGAAGAGCCAAAAGAAAAGAGATAGCCATGCACCATTTCGATTATATCGACGGCGTCATGCATGCCGAAGGCGTTTCCATTCCGGATATCGCCAAGCAAGTCGGCACCCCTTTCTATGTCTATTCCACCGCCACGCTCGAACGCCATTACAAGGTGTTTTCCGAGGCTTTTAGTGATGTGGACTCCATGCTCTGCTACGCCATGAAGGCCAACTCCAATCAGGCTGTGCTGAAGGTGCTCGCACGCCTTGGCGCTGG from uncultured Cohaesibacter sp. carries:
- the argH gene encoding argininosuccinate lyase — encoded protein: MSNKMWGGRFSEGPDAIMEEINASIDFDKKLYSQDIAGSKAHVRMLAKQEIVPADDAKAIEQGLDTIAGEIEAGDFTFSRALEDIHMNVESRLSDLIGPNAGRLHTARSRNDQVATDFRLWVRDTLDTLDGQLLELQSTFASKAEEFANAVMPGFTHLQSAQPVTFGHHMMAYVEMLSRDRGRVQDARKRMNECPLGSAALAGTSFPIDRHMTAEALGFDRPTANSLDGVSDRDFALEALSAASICAMHLSRFAEELVIWSSAQFRFVKLSDKFSTGSSIMPQKRNPDAAELVRAKSGRIIGALNALLIVMKGLPLAYSKDMQEDKEQVFDALQNLSLCVAAMTGMVADLEPNVKELKKAAGSGYSTATDLADWLVRTLGMPFRNAHHVTGSLVAMAAERNIELHKLSLEDMQTVEPTITEDVFSVLSVDKSVRSRVSFGGTAPANVKKQAKSWLKKLEKEKAAKQ
- a CDS encoding lipoprotein, coding for MAHGIFSKSVVKTAATGLIALGMVASLAACGVRGPLQAPSANTNAQSTIKDPVASEGAVDEQEPQATPTKTANDSFFLDPLL